In one Dreissena polymorpha isolate Duluth1 chromosome 7, UMN_Dpol_1.0, whole genome shotgun sequence genomic region, the following are encoded:
- the LOC127839886 gene encoding heterogeneous nuclear ribonucleoprotein A1-like has translation MVVGLSRDYCCFKMSRGFGFITYKEAQSIEDAQAHRPHNVDGREVESKRAMPRKSDGTTESSKATKKLFVGGVKDGDTEDDYMNLFSQEGEVEKVNMVTDKDTGKQKPFCFITFVDTDATDKCVLKYEFEVNDHLVQVKKAEEKNQQAGG, from the exons ATGGTTGTTGGGCTTAGTAGAGACTACTGTTGTTTCAAAAT gtCCAGGGGATTTGGTTTTATTACATACAAAGAGGCACAAAGCATAGAAGATGCCCAGGCTCACAGACCACACAATGTTGATGGCAGAGAAGTGGAATCCAAGCGAGCCATGCCAAGAAAG TCTGACGGCACGACAGAGTCATCCAAGGCGACCAAGAAGCTGTTTGTGGGTGGAGTGAAGGACGGAGACACAGAGGATGACTACATGAACCTGTTCAGTCAGGAGGGTGAGGTGGAGAAGGTCAACATGGTCACAGACAAGGACACGGGCAAACAGAAACCCTTCTGCTTTATCACCTTTGTGGACACTGATGCCACAGACAAATGCGTCT TGAAATACGAGTTTGAGGTGAATGACCACTTGGTACAGGTAAAGAAAGCCGAAGAAAAGAACCAGCAGGCTGGTGGTTGA